The following proteins are encoded in a genomic region of Poecilia reticulata strain Guanapo linkage group LG11, Guppy_female_1.0+MT, whole genome shotgun sequence:
- the cndp2 gene encoding cytosolic non-specific dipeptidase: MAHLPALFKYVDENQDLYVKRLGEWVAVQSVSAWPEKRGEIKKMMEMAAKDIERLGGTVELVDIGKQKLPSGEEIPLPPIILGHLGSDPAKKTVCIYGHLDVQPAQIEDGWDTEPFTLVEIDGKLYGRGSTDDKGPVLAWFNCIEAYQKIKQDLPINIKFCFEGMEESGSEGLDDLVFSRKDSFFKDVDYVCISDNYWLGKTKPCITYGLRGICYFFVEVKCGEKDLHSGVFGGSVHEAMTDLISLMGSLVDKRGKILIPGMYDSVAPLTEDEKKLYEKIDFDLSEYCKDVGVGKLLHDSKEQILMHRWRYPSLSLHGIEGAFSEAGAKTVIPRKVIGKFSIRLVPDMDPKVVEKQVVDYVQKRFADLGSPNKLKVTMGHGAKAWVSDFNHPHYMAGRKAMKTVFGVEPDLTREGGSIPVTLTFQEATGRNVMLLPVGSSDDGAHSQNEKLNRSNYIQGVKMLGAYFHEVSQLE; the protein is encoded by the exons ATGGCTCACCTCCCAGCACTTTTCAAGTATGTGGACGAAAACCAGGATCTCTACGTCAAG CGCCTTGGAGAATGGGTCGCTGTCCAGAGTGTGTCCGCTTGGCCCGAAAAGCGCGGGGAAATCAAGAAGATGATGGAGATGGCAGCCAAAGACATCGAGAGGCTGGGGGGGACAGTGGAGCTGGTGGACATCGGGAAACAAAAG ctTCCTTCTGGTGAGGAGATCCCTCTGCCTCCCATCATCCTGGGCCATTTGGGTTCGGACCCGGCGAAGAAGACTGTATGTATTTACGGCCACCTGGACGTGCAGCCTGCTCAGATCGAGGACGGCTGGGACACCGAGCCGTTCACTCTGGTGGAGATAGACG GTAAACTCTATGGAAGAGGATCCACTGACGACAAGGGACCGGTGCTGGCCTGGTTTAACTGCATCGAGGCCTACCAAAAGATAAAGCAG GATCTTCCCATCAACATCAAGTTCTGCTTCGAGGGGATGGAGGAATCTGGGTCTGAGGGTCTGGACGACCTGGTGTTTTCCCGAAAAGATTCGTTCTTCAAAGACGTGGATTATGTCTGCATCTCTGACAACTACTGGCTGGGAAAGACCAAACCTTGCATCACCTATGGCCTCAGAGGAATCTGCTACTTCTTTGTAGAG GTGAAGTGCGGCGAGAAAGACCTTCACTCCGGCGTCTTCGGCGGCTCGGTTCATGAGGCCATGACGGATCTCATTTCGCTCATGG GGTCTCTGGTTGACAAGAGGGGAAAGATTTTGATTCCTGGGATGTACGACAGCGTGGCTCCTCTCACAGAAGACGAGAAAAAGCTGTACGAGAAGATCGACTTTGACTTGTCCGAGTACTGCAAAGATGTGGGAGTCGGAAAGCTGCTGCACGACAGCAAG GAACAAATCCTGATGCACCGCTGGAGGTATCCGTCTCTTTCTCTGCACGGGATCGAGGGAGCGTTCTCCGAAGCTGGAGCCAAGACTGTCATCCCCCGCAAGGTCATCGGCAAATTCTCCATCCGCCTCGTCCCGGACATGGACCCCAAAGTCGTGGAGAAGCAG gtgGTTGATTACGTGCAGAAGAGGTTTGCTGATCTGGGAAGtccaaacaaactaaaagtaaCGATGGGTCACGGGGCCAAAGCCTGGGTGTCTGACTTCAACCATCCGCACTACATGGCCGGTCGAAAGGCCATGAAGACGG TTTTCGGGGTGGAACCGGACCTGACCCGTGAGGGCGGCAGCATTCCCGTCACTCTGACGTTCCAGGAGGCGACGGGCCGGAACGTCATGCTGCTTCCTGTTGGATCCTCCGATGATGGAGCTCACTCCCAAAATGAAAAACTCAACAG atcaaATTACATCCAAGGAGTCAAGATGCTGGGAGCCTACTTCCATGAAGTCTCACAGCTGGAATGA
- the LOC103472482 gene encoding cytosolic non-specific dipeptidase-like isoform X2 yields MTHLPALFKYVDEHDDLYVQRLAEWVSVQSVSVWPEKRGEIQKMMEMAADEIKMLGGKVELVDNDTQKFSSGEEIPLPPILLGSLGSDPAKKTVCIYGHLDVQPAQVKDGWDTEPFTLVEKDGKLYGRGSTDDKGPVLAWFNCIEAHQKIGTDLPINIKFCFEGMEESDSEGLDDLVFSRKDSFFKDVDYVCISDNYWLGKTKPCITYGLRGICCFFIEVECSKTDLHSGVFGGSVHEAMTDLILLMGCLVDRKGKILIPGIYDSVAPLTEEEKKLYDKIDFDVVEYCEDVGAGKLLHETKEQILMHRWRYPCLSLHGIEGAFSETGFKTVIPHKVIGKFSIRLVPDMDPKVVEKQVIDHVQKKFAELGSPNKMKVYSFGEGAKAWVSDFNHPHYMAGRRAMKTVFGVEPDLTREGGSIPITLTFQEATGRNVMLLPIGSSDDGAHSQNEKINRSNYIQGIKMLAAYFHEVSKLG; encoded by the exons ATGACTCACCTTCCAGCACTTTTTAAGTATGTGGATGAACACGATGATCTCTATGTGCAG CGCCTGGCAGAATGGGTCAGTGTCCAGAGTGTGTCCGTTTGGCCTGAGAAGCGCGGAGAGATCCAGAAGATGATGGAGATGGCAGCGGATGAGATCAAGATGCTGGGGGGGAAAGTCGAGCTGGTGGACAACGACACCCAAAAG TTTTCCTCTGGTGAGGAGATCCCTCTGCCTCCCATCCTCCTGGGCAGCTTGGGCTCGGACCCAGCCAAGAAGACGGTGTGTATTTACGGTCACCTGGACGTCCAGCCTGCTCAGGTGAAGGACGGCTGGGACACCGAGCCGTTCACTCTGGTGGAGAAAGACG GTAAGCTGTATGGAAGAGGATCCACTGATGATAAGGGTCCGGTTCTGGCCTGGTTCAACTGCATCGAGGCCCATCAAAAGATTGGGACG gATCTTCCCATCAACATCAAGTTCTGCTTTGAAGGAATGGAGGAGTCGGATTCTGAGGGCCTGGACGACCTGGTGTTTTCCCGAAAAGATTCGTTCTTCAAAGACGTGGATTATGTCTGCATCTCTGACAACTACTGGCTGGGAAAGACCAAACCGTGCATCACCTACGGCCTCAGAGGaatctgctgctttttcatCGAG GTCGAGTGCAGCAAGACAGACCTTCACTCCGGCGTCTTTGGCGGCTCGGTTCATGAGGCCATGACTGATCTCATTTTACTCATGG GCTGTCTTGTCGACAGGAAAGGAAAGATTTTGATTCCTGGGATATACGACAGCGTCGCTCCTCTgacagaagaggagaaaaaactaTACGACAAGATCGATTTTGACGTGGTTGAGTACTGCGAAGATGTGGGAGCTGGAAAGCTGCTGCATGAAACTAAG GAACAAATCCTGATGCACCGCTGGAGGTATCCGTGTCTTTCTCTGCACGGAATCGAGGGAGCGTTCTCCGAAACTGGATTCAAGACTGTTATTCCCCACAAGGTCATTGGCAAATTTTCCATCCGCCTCGTCCCTGACATGGACCCCAAAGTCGTGGAGAAGCAG GTGATCGACCATGTGCAGAAGAAATTTGCTGAGTTGGGAAGTCCTAATAAAATGAAGGTGTACAGTTTTGGTGAAGGGGCCAAAGCCTGGGTGTCTGACTTTAACCATCCTCACTACATGGCTGGTCGAAGAGCAATGAAGACGG tttttggcGTTGAGCCGGACCTGACCCGTGAGGGCGGCAGCATTCCCATCACTCTGACCTTCCAGGAGGCAACGGGTCGGAACGTCATGCTGCTTCCTATCGGATCCTCCGATGATGGAGCTcactcacaaaatgaaaaaatcaaCAG ATCAAACTACATTCAAGGAATCAAGATGCTGGCTGCTTACTTCCATGAAGTTTCAAAACTGGGTTGA
- the LOC103472482 gene encoding cytosolic non-specific dipeptidase-like isoform X1: MAENRFDAGCGFCSQSAEPSIFIPFCLPTLQLLLPTKMTHLPALFKYVDEHDDLYVQRLAEWVSVQSVSVWPEKRGEIQKMMEMAADEIKMLGGKVELVDNDTQKFSSGEEIPLPPILLGSLGSDPAKKTVCIYGHLDVQPAQVKDGWDTEPFTLVEKDGKLYGRGSTDDKGPVLAWFNCIEAHQKIGTDLPINIKFCFEGMEESDSEGLDDLVFSRKDSFFKDVDYVCISDNYWLGKTKPCITYGLRGICCFFIEVECSKTDLHSGVFGGSVHEAMTDLILLMGCLVDRKGKILIPGIYDSVAPLTEEEKKLYDKIDFDVVEYCEDVGAGKLLHETKEQILMHRWRYPCLSLHGIEGAFSETGFKTVIPHKVIGKFSIRLVPDMDPKVVEKQVIDHVQKKFAELGSPNKMKVYSFGEGAKAWVSDFNHPHYMAGRRAMKTVFGVEPDLTREGGSIPITLTFQEATGRNVMLLPIGSSDDGAHSQNEKINRSNYIQGIKMLAAYFHEVSKLG; this comes from the exons ATGGCAGAGAACAGGTTTGATGCAGGGTGTGGCTTCTGTTCCCAGTCTGCAGAACCGAGTATTTTCATTCCATTCTGCCTGCCAACCCTCCAGCTGCTGTTACCCACAAAAATGACTCACCTTCCAGCACTTTTTAAGTATGTGGATGAACACGATGATCTCTATGTGCAG CGCCTGGCAGAATGGGTCAGTGTCCAGAGTGTGTCCGTTTGGCCTGAGAAGCGCGGAGAGATCCAGAAGATGATGGAGATGGCAGCGGATGAGATCAAGATGCTGGGGGGGAAAGTCGAGCTGGTGGACAACGACACCCAAAAG TTTTCCTCTGGTGAGGAGATCCCTCTGCCTCCCATCCTCCTGGGCAGCTTGGGCTCGGACCCAGCCAAGAAGACGGTGTGTATTTACGGTCACCTGGACGTCCAGCCTGCTCAGGTGAAGGACGGCTGGGACACCGAGCCGTTCACTCTGGTGGAGAAAGACG GTAAGCTGTATGGAAGAGGATCCACTGATGATAAGGGTCCGGTTCTGGCCTGGTTCAACTGCATCGAGGCCCATCAAAAGATTGGGACG gATCTTCCCATCAACATCAAGTTCTGCTTTGAAGGAATGGAGGAGTCGGATTCTGAGGGCCTGGACGACCTGGTGTTTTCCCGAAAAGATTCGTTCTTCAAAGACGTGGATTATGTCTGCATCTCTGACAACTACTGGCTGGGAAAGACCAAACCGTGCATCACCTACGGCCTCAGAGGaatctgctgctttttcatCGAG GTCGAGTGCAGCAAGACAGACCTTCACTCCGGCGTCTTTGGCGGCTCGGTTCATGAGGCCATGACTGATCTCATTTTACTCATGG GCTGTCTTGTCGACAGGAAAGGAAAGATTTTGATTCCTGGGATATACGACAGCGTCGCTCCTCTgacagaagaggagaaaaaactaTACGACAAGATCGATTTTGACGTGGTTGAGTACTGCGAAGATGTGGGAGCTGGAAAGCTGCTGCATGAAACTAAG GAACAAATCCTGATGCACCGCTGGAGGTATCCGTGTCTTTCTCTGCACGGAATCGAGGGAGCGTTCTCCGAAACTGGATTCAAGACTGTTATTCCCCACAAGGTCATTGGCAAATTTTCCATCCGCCTCGTCCCTGACATGGACCCCAAAGTCGTGGAGAAGCAG GTGATCGACCATGTGCAGAAGAAATTTGCTGAGTTGGGAAGTCCTAATAAAATGAAGGTGTACAGTTTTGGTGAAGGGGCCAAAGCCTGGGTGTCTGACTTTAACCATCCTCACTACATGGCTGGTCGAAGAGCAATGAAGACGG tttttggcGTTGAGCCGGACCTGACCCGTGAGGGCGGCAGCATTCCCATCACTCTGACCTTCCAGGAGGCAACGGGTCGGAACGTCATGCTGCTTCCTATCGGATCCTCCGATGATGGAGCTcactcacaaaatgaaaaaatcaaCAG ATCAAACTACATTCAAGGAATCAAGATGCTGGCTGCTTACTTCCATGAAGTTTCAAAACTGGGTTGA
- the dus3l gene encoding tRNA-dihydrouridine(47) synthase [NAD(P)(+)]-like has translation MEASAEDATETATHVAVKGEAAIKQEFLTTKDAFHGFLDSEWQGSKGEKSAENETPQEKKDPSVDEPDCKKSKLDPEDAKKTEKQDKKRFRGQNKSRPHIKPTTYEEKRLCLSVIQKNGECKFGDKCIFYHDVAEYLANKPADIGERCYLYDSFGKCEYGLACRFAKAHTTADFKTMEKAELVEAYEGRTLVKNSLSKDLQYRLRKRSVTFKKSEEYLKTLSDNKDKKEQQGNGDVCATEVSAEPKEEIQHVSTDKSLPTCPDIQPPVKTVGPLTDADVIKLRPCEKKKVDFKDKLYLAPLTTCGNLPFRRVCKRFGADITCGEMAMCTNLLQGHQSEWALLKRHESEDLFGVQVEGCFPDTMTRCAELINNYTDVDFVDINSGCPIDLVYKKGGGCGLMTRTRKFEQIIKGMNYVLDVPVTVKIRTGVQEKSNIAHKLIGEMKNWGVSMVTLHGRSREQRYTKSADWDYISACAKLADPVPLFGNGDILSYEDAVKAKETGVSGIMIARGALIKPWIFTEIKESRHWDVSSSERLDILRDFTNFGLEHWGSDTRGVEKTRNFLLEWLSFMCRYIPVGLLERVPQKINERPPYYMGRNYLESLMASQNVDDWIRISEMLLGPVPKNFNFLPKHKANSYK, from the exons ATGGAGGCATCAGCAGAAGACGCCACAGAAACGGCAACACATGTAGCTGTGAAAGGTGAAGCTGCTATCAAACAAGA attccTCACCACCAAAGATGCATTTCATGGCTTTCTGGATTCAGAATGGCAGGGCTCCAAAGGAGAGAAATCCGCTGAAAATGAGACGCCACAAGAGAAAAAGGATCCCTCTGTGGACGAACCTGACTGTAAAAAATCCAAATTGGACCCTGAAGATgcgaagaaaacagaaaaacaggataAGAAAAGATTTCGTGGTCAGAATAAGTCGAGGCCACACATAAAACCCACCACTTATGAAGAAAAGCGACTGTGTTTGTCAGTCATTCAG AAAAACGGTGAATGTAAGTTTGGAGACAAATGCATCTTTTACCATGATGTCGCCGAGTACTTGGCCAATAAGCCTGCTGACATCGGGGAACGTTGTTACCTCTACGACTCATTTGGAAAGTGTGAATACGGGCTCGCCTGCCGCTTCGCCAAGGCGCACACTACAGCTGACTTTAAAACCATGGAGAAGGCTGAGCTGGTCGAAGCTTACGAAGGAAGGACTTTGGTGAAGAACAGCCTGAGTAAAGATCTGCAGTATCGCCTGAGGAAACGTTCTGTCACCTTCAAAAAGTCAGAGGAATACCTGAAAACGCTTTCAGACAACAAAGATAAGAAGGAACAGCAGGGCAATG gtGATGTTTGTGCAACAGAGGTATCTGCAGAGCCAAAAGAAGAAATTCAGCATGTTTCTACAGACAAATCG CTGCCCACCTGTCCGGATATCCAGCCACCAGTAAAGACTGTAGGCCCGCTAACTGATGCCGATGTTATCAAACTGCGGccctgtgaaaagaaaaag GTGGACTTCAAAGACAAGCTCTATCTCGCTCCTCTAACAACT TGTGGGAACTTGCCTTTCCGTCGTGTGTGCAAGCGCTTCGGCGCAGACATCACCTGCGGGGAGATGGCCATGTGCACGAATCTGCTGCAGGGGCATCAGTCAGAGTGGGCCCTCCTGAAGAGGCACGAGAGCGAGGATCTGTTTGGTGTTCAG GTTGAAGGCTGTTTTCCTGACACCATGACGCGGTGTGCGGAGCTCATCAACAACTACACCGACGTTGATTTTGTAGATATCAACTCTGGATGCCCCATTGATCTGGTTTACAAGAAG GGTGGAGGATGTGGCTTgatgaccagaaccagaaaattTGAACAGATAATCAAAGGAATGAATTAT GTCCTAGATGTCCCTGTAACTGTCAAGATCCGCACTGGTGTTCAGGAGAAGTCCAACATCGCACACAAACTCATTGGAGAAATGAAGAACTGGGGCGTCTCCATGGTTACA CTGCATGGCCGATCCAGGGAGCAGCGCTACACAAAGTCAGCTGACTGGGATTATATCAGCGCATGTGCCAAGCTGGCCGACCCTGTTCCACTCTTTG GTAATGGAGACATTCTGTCTTATGAAGATGCAGTGAAAGCCAAAGAGACCGGTGTTTCTGGCATCATGATTGCAAG gGGTGCCCTAATCAAGCCTTGGATCTTCACGGAGATAAAGGAGAGCCGACACTGGGACGTCTCGTCCAGCGAGCGGCTGGACATCCTCAGGGATTTCACCAACTTCGGGCTGGAGCACTGGGGCTCCGACACCCGGGGCGTCGAAAAGACCCGAAACTTCCTGCTGGAGTGGCTCTCCTTCATGTGCAG ataTATTCCTGTTGGCTTGTTGGAACGAGTTCCTCAAAAGATCAATGAGCGGCCGCCGTATTACATGGGCAGGAACTACCTGGAGTCGCTGATGGCCAGTCAGAATGTTGACGACTGGATCAGGATCAG TGAAATGCTCCTCGGACCTGTCCCGAAGAATTTCAACTTTTTACCTAAGCACAAAGCAAATTCCTACAAGTGA
- the mterf1 gene encoding transcription termination factor 1, mitochondrial translates to MEKMASVSGIRTLIRIHHSLVLQKSFRRSLLQLASTCITWRHCSGSNDPLLPSDTENKSLLENLYVLGVDVKMARQRQPGVLRKSFTNEMCLAQFLQEKGASCKVIASIVSRYPRAITRSLDHLEERWQLWRNVFNTDAEIVSILDRSPESFFRSSDNEDLKKNIAFLISLGLNSKDLRRLLTTAPRTFSNTLELNKQMVEFLEDICLELGGKNPEQFATSIISKNVYLLIKSTKRIGTNINNLKTSLMLSDAELLALLQGKGADILVLSNDCLKRNIHSLEEKMSLLGFKESDMKKLVLNYPNILYIGAATLNSKLDCLLKGGITIKQILEKPKVLDYSIQNITERLKELQRVGYDFEKNGINILDSSKKRFVAKIEKLSGVSEE, encoded by the exons Atg GAAAAAATGGCTTCAGTTTCTGGTATAAGGACCCTTATTCGTATCCATCATTCACTCGTTCTGCAGAAGAGCTTTAGGCGTTCACTGCTACAGCTAGCATCAACCTGCATCACCTGGAGGCATTGCAGTGGCAGTAATGACCCATTGTTGCCATCAGACACAGAGAATAAATCTCTACTTGAGAACCTATATGTGTTGGGAGTGGACGTAAAAATGGCGCGCCAGCGTCAACCAGGCGTTCTTCGAAAGTCCTTCACCAACGAGATGTGCCTCGCTCAGTTCCTGCAAGAAAAAGGCGCCAGCTGCAAAGTTATCGCCAGCATCGTGTCCCGTTATCCCCGCGCCATCACACGGTCACTTGATCACTTGGAGGAACGCTGGCAGCTGTGGAGAAACGTCTTCAACACAGACGCTGAGATCGTGAGCATCCTGGACCGCTCACCCGAGTCTTTTTTCCGTTCTAGTGACAACGAGgacttgaagaaaaacatcgCTTTCTTAATCTCATTGGGATTAAACTCCAAAGACCTTCGTCGGCTGCTGACCACAGCGCCGAGGACGTTCTCCAACACCCTGGAGCTGAACAAGCAGATGGTGGAGTTTCTTGAAGACATCTGTCTGGAGCTGGGTGGAAAAAATCCTGAACAATTTGCTACAAGTATAATATCTAAAAACGTGTATCTTCTAATCAAAAGTACTAAAAGAATCGGGACCAACATTAACAATCTGAAAACCTCTCTGATGTTAAGTGATGCCGAACTGCTAGCACTTCTGCAGGGAAAAGGAGCAGACATTTTGGTCCTTTCCAACGACTGTCTGAAGAGAAACATTCACAGCCTCGAGGAGAAGATGTCCTTACTAGGCTTCAAAGAAAGCGACATGAAAAAACTAGTATTAAACTACCCCAACATTCTCTACATCGGCGCAGCCACTCTGAACTCCAAACTGGACTGTCTTCTAAAAGGAGGAATAACAATAAAGCAGATTTTGGAGAAGCCAAAAGTTCTGGACTACAGCATCCAGAACATCACAGAGCgactgaaggagctgcagagagttGGATATGACTTTGAGAAAAATGGCATCAACATCCTGGACTCCAGCAAGAAACGATTTGTAGCAAAGATAGAAAAACTTTCTGGAGTTTCTGAGGAGTGA